TGGCAGCTCTCGTCGCCGGGGTCGAATCCGGACGGGCGAAGGCGTTCTACCGGGTCCTGTTCATCCTCCCGATGGCAGTCGCGCCCGTCTCGTTGGCGACTATCGGTCGGCTGATGCTGAACACCGAGGTCGGAATCATCCCGTACGTCATCAACACGGCGACGCCGTTCGCCGCGCCGGCGTTCCTCTCGGACCTTCCACTGTTAACCGTTATTTTGCTCGATACGTGGAACTGGACGCCGTTCATGTTCATCATCTTCTACGCCGGCCTCTCGTCGGTGCCTGACACGCTGGTCGAGGCATCACGGGTCGACGGCGCCCCGCTGTGGCGGCGGTACATCCACGTCATCATCCCGTACATGAAACCCGTGGTGTTCGTCGCCACGCTCATCCGGATGATCGACCTGTTCCGGACGTTCGGTGTGGTGTACGGTCTGACCCAGGGCGGTCCGGGGACGGCGACCCAGCTGGTGAGTATCAACATCTACGAGCAGATGTTCATCAACAACCAGATTGGTGTGGCGGCTGCGATCGCAGTCGTCTACCTCGTCTTCGTCATCGCCATCGCGAACATCGTCATCGCGAAGGTCGGCTTCGAGGGGGTGTGGGACTGATGGCTACACAGGACGTCGAGCCGGGATCGGCTTATCGGCTCGACAAGGACACGCGGGAGACGCTCGTGAAGGTCGTCCGACATGCCCTGCTCCTGACGTGGTCGTTCGTCGTGTTCTTCCCGCTGTACTGGTTGGCCTCGATGTCGCTGAAACCCCCGGGCGACGCGAACTCGCTCCCGCCGGACTGGGTCTTCCTGCCGACGGTGTACAACTACCTACAACTGGTTCAGGACGGCGAGTTCGTCGGAGCGTTCGCCAACAGCCTCCTCATGGTGGGGGCGTCGGTGGTTCTCGTCTTGCTGATCGGCGTGCCGGCGGCGTACGTCCTCTCGCGGTACGATATCCCGATGGAACGGGACGTCCTCGTGTGGATCCTCTCCTCGCGGATGCTCCCGCCCATCGCCGTCGTGCTCCCGTTCTTCATCATTTTCAGGGAACTCAACCTCTTCGACACCCGTATCGGGATGGTGCTGATGTACATCAGCATCAACCTCTCACTGGTCGTGTGGGTGATGAAGGCGTTCTTCGACGGCATTCCCGAGACGCTCGAGGAGGCCGCACGCGTCGACGGCGCGACCCGGTTCCAGGGGTTCATGAAGGTCGTCCTGCCAGCGGCCAAACCCGGCATCTTCTCCGTCGCGATTATCAGCTTCATCTTCGCGTGGATCGAGCTCCTGTTCGGCCTCGTGTTGACGAGCTTCAATGCAGTGCCGGTGACACTGTTCGTCTACTCGTTCATCGGCTCTCGCTCCATCGAGTGGTCGATGCTGGCGGCCGCCTCGACGGCGATGATCGTTCCGGTAGCGATCTTCCTCATCGCGGTGAACAAGTACCTCGCGGCCGGGCTGAGCTTCGGCGTGGTGATCAAAGAATGAACCCGACCTCAAACAGCAGCACGACAACGCGACCCGACGTATCGCCCACGAACGACGCCCACACGGCGGGGACGAACAGCCGCACAACGGAGGATGCATAATGGCCAGTATCACGTTAGACGACGTCACGAAACGCTTCGGCGAGGGGGGCAACGCGGTGACTGCAGTCGACGACGTCTCGCTCGACATCGAAGACGGCGAGTTCGTCGTCTTCGTCGGCCCCTCAGGGTCGGGGAAGTCGACGCTCATGCGCATCGTCGCGGGGCTCGAAACGCAATCAGAAGGCGACGTGACCATCGGCGAGACGGTCGTCAACCAGCTCGGACCGCGTGCTCGGGACATCGCGATGGTGTTTCAGAACTACGCACTGTACCCGAACATGACCGTCGAGGAGAACATGTCCTTCGGGTTGAAGATGTCGACGGAACTCTCTAGCGACGAGATCGAACGACAGGTGACCGACGCGGCGGAGATGATGGGAATCGGCGAATTGCTCGATAACACGCCCGGCGAGCTGTCGGGTGGCCAGCAACAGCGCGTCGCGCTCGGTCGTGCTATCGTCCGGGACCCGAACGTGTTCCTGATGGACGAGCCGCTGTCGAATCTCGACGCCAAACTCCGGACGACGATGCGCACCGAGATCAACCGCCTCCAGAACGAACTGGGCGTGACGACGCTGTACGTCACGCACGACCAGACGGAGGCGATGACGATGGGCGACCGTCTCGTCGTCCTCAACTACGGCGAACTCCAGCAGGTCGGGACGCCACTGGAGTGCTTTTACCGCCCCGCGAACCGGTTCGTCGCAGGCTTCATCGGCTCGCCGTCAATGAACTTCTTCGAGGGAGACGTCGAGGACGGCACTCTCACCGTTGATGGCTTCGACTACGAACTCTCCGAGCGGATGCGCTCGAACGTGGGTGACCTGTCGGAAGTGACACTCGGCGGACGCCCAGAGGACTTCGACCTCGTAGACGACCCCGAGGTCGAGAACGGGTTCGAGGTCGTCGTCGACGTCGTCGAACCGATGGGGAGCATCTCGTACGTCTACGTCTCTCCGGTGGATCGGTCGCACGACGACACGTTCGTCGTCGAGGTGGACGGGAAGCGGCCCATCTCCGAGGGACAGCGGCTCTACGCTCACGTCCCGATCGAGGACGTCCACCTCTTCGATCGGAAGACGGGTGAGACGATCCACCAGCGTCAACTGGAGCGTGAGGATACGCTCGCGCTCTCGGCCGGGACGCAGACCGCTCCGAGTTCCAGCGGTTGACATCCTCCCCGCCCTGAAGGACGGGGTTTTAGCCTTGCATTTTCGATAAGAAGCCAGCGAAGGGCGGTTCGCGTTCACGTACAGCAGTCACGTAACCACTCTCTCGATACACACGAGCTATGCATCCGTCCAGAACGGACCGGTGACCGCTCGGACGGTAGTCTCGGAACCTACTCGAGTACCGTCTCAGAACCCATCGGGAAACGTCTCACCGATAGAGACTCGATTTCGAACAGCTGCACTGTCGGGGATTCCCGCCTGCGAACCCCGTGGTCAGTCTCAGTCACGTTCGACAACACACAGACGACCCCGTCTGGACTCACCGGAGAGTGTCGTGGGCAGTGAGTTCGTCGCGCCACACCACAGTTATTAGTATGCGTGGAGAGTGAACTTTTGACATGCAATCTGCAGTGTTAGTCGAACCGCACCAGTTCGAGCTCCAAGACCGTCCCCGACCATCGCCGGGTCCGAACGATGTCCTCGTCGCCGTGCGAGAGGTGGGCATCTGCGGCTCTGACGTTCACTACTACGAGCACGGCCGTATCGGAGATATCGTCGTCGAAAACCCACTCGTCCTCGGCCACGAGAGTGCCGGAGAGGTCGTCGATGTCGGCGAGAACGTCACTGCGCTCGAACCGGGTGACTGCGTCGCTCTCGAACCCGGTGCCCCGTGCCGTCGATGTCGTCACTGCAAGGAGGGAGAGTACCACCTCTGTGAGGAGGTTCGATTCATGGCGACCCCACCGCACGACGGTGCGTTTACCGAGTACGTCTCCTGGCCCGCGGATTACGCCTACGAACTGCCCGAGAACGTCTCCACCACGGAGGGGGCGCTCTGTGAACCGCTCTCGGTCGGCATCCATGCCTGTCGCCGTGGCAACGTCGAGACGGGCGACACCGTCCTCGTGACCGGTGCGGGCCCGATTGGACTGATGATACTGGAAGCCGCTCGCGCCGCTGGTGCGACCGACGTCATCCTCACGGACGTCGTCGACGAGAAGCTCACGTTCGCACGCGAGCGAGGGGCCGACCTCACGGTCAACGTGGCCGAAGACGACCTCGAAGCGGCTGTCGATGCGTACACCGACGGCGCTGGTGCCGATGTGGTCGTTGAGGCGTCCGGTGCAGCGTCCTCGATCGAATCCACGCTCGACGTCGTCTGCCGGGGAGGCACCATCGTCCTCGTGGGACTCGCGAGCGAGGCGACGGTTCCGTTCGACGTGCTCGACCTCATCGACAACGAACTCGACGTCCTCGGGTCGTTCCGGTACAAGAACACCTACCCGGCAGCCATCGACCTCCTCGCTGATGCGGTGGTCGACGTCGAGGGTATCGTCGAGTTCGAGTCCTCTCTCGAGGACATCGACGATGCCTTCCAGCGCGCGATGGACCCGAACGTCGTCAAGGGGATGGTCACACTGGAGTCGTGAGGGTTCGCTCCCTGCCGCGCCGGACACACGCCGCGTCGTTCGGAGCGTTGCGTACCGTAACGGACCGCGGGTCGGTCTCTCTCGGCCGGCAGTAGTACATCCCTCGCACAGGTCGGTCACTCGATTCCGCATCTCGCTATCGTGCCCCGTCCACTCGAGCGGAAACGGGAAGGCTCGTGTGGCCACCTGACGGCACTCCTCGAGGGCGCCGTGGATACGTGCAGTCCACGAGGCAGCGCCGAGTCTGTGGGCTATTCGAACTGTGCGTTGTACGCACTGACGGCCGCGACGACGTCGTCGTACGTGGGGGTCTCGCCCGTCCGAACGAACTCGCGTGCGAGTGCGTTGCCGAGGACGACGGCGGCGTCCTCGGGCAGGTCCTCGACGAGACCGAGTGAGAGCCCCGCGTTGAAGTGGTCTCCAGCACTGGTCGTCAACGCCGGCGACTCGACGGGGGAGACGCGGACGCTCGTCGTCCCGTCGTCGCTTACGACCACGGACTCGGCCACACTGTGCCCGACGAACCGTTCGACGTCCAGGGCGTCGAACGCGACACGGGCGTCTTCGACGAGGTCGTCACCCGTCTGCCCACCGAGGACCGTCGCGAGTTCCTTCGTCTCGTAGCGGTTCGCCGAGACGGTCACGTCGACGATATCGGCCAGTCGGTGTGTCGCCGCGACGGTCGATTCCAGCATCTCGCGGTCGATCTCACGGATGTTCGCCGGGTCGAGCAGGACGTGCCGTGGGGGGGCTGTGAGCTTCGGAAAGACCGTCTCACGGAGCCCATCCAGGATGGATGCGAGTTCGGGAATCATCGCCCAGTAGCCGATTCCAAGCAGTTTCGCTCCGTCGAGTTCGTCGACCAGTGTGTCGACACCGACGCGTGACTGGAGCGTCTCCCAGTCCAGTGTCGCGGCACCGCCACTCTCCATCAGCATCAACTTCCCGTCGTTGAACTCGATGGCGTCGGTGACCCCCGGGTCGCCCAGCGAGTGGATCGTACAGTCTCCGAACTCTCGTTCGAAGAGGTCGAGAATCGGGTCGCCACACATCCCGACGAGCGTCGGATCGAACCCGAGGTTCTGATACACACGAGATAGATGGCTCACGTGCCCGCCCGTTCGCTGGCCACGGCACTCCCAGGAGATTGACAGCGAGCTATCCGCGGCCGCCGACGTCACGATCTCCTCGCCGAACTCGCTCAGTGTGCTGATGCGCTCGCTGTCCGACGCACCGGCGTTCGTCCCCGCCTCTCGGACGTTGTCGACGTACCCATCGAAGCCGAACAGGACGCTCCCCCCGCTCGGTTCTGACGGCAGGTGTGTCTGGCACGAGGCAACCGCATCACGCGTCTGCGAATCCGGGCCGCTGTCAGCAGGCGCCATCTGTCCCCGGCCTGTGGACTGTCCGTGCGCGCCGGCTGGCTGGCTCTCCGACAGCGTGGTCGACACGGCGGTTCACTGGGCTCTGTGCGCGACACGCGGCAGTGGATGCGAGTGTCCCGCCCTCGACTGGACAGGACAGTGCATCCCGCCGGAGTTCGAACCCACCCGGTTCGATAACCACAGGTGTCCGCAGTTTGGCTGTCTGACCCATATCCAGCGGTACACCGTGATCGCATAAAAAATTAGGTCACAGCGTCGTGTCGTGGGTGTCGGATATCGTCGGGATATTGTCGGGATATCGTTGAGGAGTTGTTGGGAGCACGTGGACGCCACTGCAGGTCGAGCCGTTCGGTGCCCCATCCGCTTCTAAAGTAAAGATAAAAATCTGTCATACAACTTTATCCGATAGTTCTGTGTATCGTGTCGTCCCACGGGCGCACACGACTGGGTTCTCAGGAGGCGACCGAACGTCGGTCCACGGCGCGAACCGAACCCGCGATTCTCGGCTCTGTCTCGAGTTCACGGCTTCGATAGACGCCTTCTGTGGAGTGGTCAGTGGGAGGTGCGACACCTCTGACGTCAGCTGTCGGTGATGCGGCGCGCGCTTCTCGAAGGGACCGCTCACAGTGGATTCCGGGTCGATGTCCATGCCGTCGAAGTCGAGTTCAGAAATATACTAATACTGTCACTATCACAAATATATATTTTACAAATAGTATCTCTACTCGACACTAGTCGGTCTGGTCCCGAGCGTCGTTCGGCCTGCCCCGGTCACTCGCGGCGACGGGTGAGAGCCGACATCCCAGCACGGGCGCCCTCGGTGTTGCCGGGAGCGCGGCGGTACTGTTTTATGACGATGGGTCGGCAAACCGTTATGTCCGGTTCTGTCTCACGACGCCCTCGGTGGATTCGCCAGTACATCCACAACGTCCTGTCGTACTACTATCCCCGGTGTATCGACACGCACTTCGGCGGCTACATCGCCCAGTTGGACGAACAGGACGGCCACGTCTACGACGCCCGGACGAAACACCTGGTTGCGACCGCTCGCGCGGTCCACAACTTCAGCGTCGGCTGTCTTCTTGAGGGGCCAGTGTGGTGTCGTGCTGCGGCCGAACACGGCCTCACCTTCCTCCAGACGGGGCACTGGGACGACACGCACGAGGGCTACGACTGGCTGTTAGCCGGTCGGGACACAGAAGACGCGACGCGCCACTGCTACGGGCACGCGTTCGTGATGCTCGCTGGTGCCCGTGCGCACCAGGCAGGCATCGACCGGGGGCGGGAGACGCTCGAACGAGCCTTCGCCGTCGTCGACGAGCACTTCTGGGAACCGGAGCACGGCCTCTGTGCGGACGACGCGTCCGCCGACTGGTCGGACGTGTCCCCGTATCGTGGCCTGAACGCGAACATGCACACCTGTGAGGCACTGCTGGCAGCCTACGAAGCCACCGGTGAGAGTCGGTACCTGGACCGCGCGGCGACGATCGCCGAGCGGGTGACCCGCGACCTCGGCCAGAGCGACGACGGCCGTCTCTGGGAGCACTACACCGCCGATTGGGACGCGGACTTCGACTACAACCGCGACGACCCGACCCATCAGTTCCGGCCGTGGGGATACCAGCCGGGCCACCACGTCGAGTGGGCGAAACTACTGTTGATCCTTCACCGACACGCCCCCGAAGCGTGGCACGTCACCCGGGCGAACGCGTTGTTCGACACGGCCGTCGATATCGGCTGGGACGACGCCGGCGGCGGCTTCTTCTACACCGTCGATCGCGAGGGTGAGCCGGTCGTCACCGACAAGTACGGCTGGGAGGTCACCGAGGCGATTGGCGCGGCCGCGCTCCTCTCGCGACACGACGAGGCGTACCTGGAGTGGTACGACCGTCTCTGGGACTACGCCCACGAGCACTTCGTCAATCCCCGACACGGGAACTGGTACGAACGAGTGACGCACGAACACCAGCGAGACGGCCCCAATCACGGCGTCGCAGTCGAACCGGGATATCACCCCATCAACAACGCCTGGGTCGCCGTTCAGGTCTTCGAAGACGAGCACGAATCGGCTCGGTGAGAGAACCGATCTCGAACCTTCGACTCCGCTTAGGTGCGTCTCGTCGATATTCGGCTCCGCTTAGGTGCGTCTCGTCGATATTCGGCTCCGCTTAGGTGCGTCTCGTCGATATTCGGCTCCGCTTAGGTGCGTCTCGTCGATATTCGGCTCCGCTTAGGTGCGTCTCGTCGATATTCGACTCCGCTTAGGTGCGTCTCGTCGATATCGCTTCCCGCTTCGACCTCGACGCTCGTCCGTACTACATCCACGATGGTATCCAGCCGGTCAGTTCGTGCTCTCGGTCGAGTTCGACTCGGTCTCGACGGCGACAGCCACCGTTGACTCCCCTGCGGGCGTCCGGACGCCGTATTGCAGTTCGGTTCCCGGGGCGGCGTCTTCGCTACTCGCCGACACCGTTGCCTCGCGGGACGCTCCGGGGTCGAGCACGATGTCGAACCCTTTCGGCCGGTATAGCGGGTGCGAGAAGTTCACCGCGCCGCGGAACGTCCCTGGGCCGTCGCCGACGTTTTCTGCGGACACCGTGATGTCGAACGTCTCGTCGGGCGCGACCGTATCGGGGACGCTGGCGGCCCAGTCCCACGCGGGCGGTGGTGCCGTCGCCTTCTCGGTGTCGAGTCCCCACTCCCACGAGTCGGTATCGCGTTCCAATCGAAGTGCTGGCGCCGTCTCGAGTCGTGCCGGTACCTCGAACGCGAGCCATCCTCGGGGGTCGGCATCGTCCCGTTCGGGGGCGTACAGCGCTCCGGGCACGTCGACGTCGACCGGATAGTACTGTTCGATTTCCACCGGGTGGTAGCCCCCGTCGGCGGTGACGAGTGTGAACGCCTCCCGACTTACGACGGGTTCCACGCCGCTGGCATCCACGGTGACGAACACGAACTGGCCGTCCGCCGGCCGGATCGCGTTCCAGTCCACGTTCTCGATGTGACGGTAGGCGTACTGAACGGCCGCAGCCTCGATTGTCACCGCGGGACGCGAGGACGTGCCGGGTGCCGTCGACGCCGTGGCGGTCGCGGAATCGGTCGTCGACCTGGGCGAGGTGCCGACGCACCCGGACAGCCCCGCGGCTGTGAGGGTCGCGAGGTACGCGCGTCTGGAGGGCACGCCACGAGGATTCGGTCGTTCAGTGTAAATGCTTTCTGCGGTCGGTGCGACACATTCGCCCACTCGACCTCCCGGCCACACCACCGTCTTTCGGCCGGACGACACGCCGCTGTTCTGGTGACGCTGCCGCCGCCGTCAGCGGTCCTTCCGCCGATCACCGCCGAGAGACGCTGTGACCAATGCACACGGTCGATTCAGCAGGGACTCGACGACGTGCTCGACGCTGATAATTTCACCCAGTTAATCGTGTGTCAACAGTTATCTCTGACACGCCCAAGAAATGTGATGAGTTGCACGACCACCACCGGGGACTGACCGAGCGATTCGGACGTCGAGTATGAATGATGACCTCTTCGATTTCGAGGCCGACGAACTGGAGGCGTTCATCCAGCGGTATCTGGAGCTCGACCGCGGGGTTCGACAGCCCGACGGGTTCTTCTCGATACTCCCCGGGTCGAGGGAGAGACAGTACCAGTACGCGCTCGCGTACTTCTTGAATCCACAGAACCCCCACGGCTTCGGATACACGCTCCTCGAAGTGTTCCTCGACTGTGTCGGCTTCCACCAGTCCAACCTCGCCGGACAACACATCGAGGTCGGTGACGAGGTCTGGCTCGCAGACGATGGGTCCGACGGTCGCATCGACCTGGTCGTCTGCGGCGGGAACGCGCTGGCCGACCACCCACGGTGGGCGATGTTCCTGGAACTGAAGGTGGGTGCCGAGGAGGGTGACCGACAGACGACGACGTACGCCGAGGCGGACGAGTGGGACTTCAGTTGGTTCGATACGAGCAGACTGGCCGTCGACCGCCTGGACGACAGCAGATACGTCTACCTGAAACGAGCGGGTGCGGACCAGCCGACCGACAGAACCGGAACGTTCGACGTTCTCGACTGGGCAGACCTGGTCGAGCGGTTCGAGGCCGAGCTGGGAGACTCGCTCTTCGAGTATCCCAACCGGAGCGTCGTTCAGTTCACAGACTTCATCCGGTCGGTCAAGGAGACAGAAGGAATGGACTCTCCCATCGACGAAGACGAACTCAACGAGCGGCTCGACCTGTACTTCGAACACGACAGGCTGATTCGGCAGGTCGAGAAGGCGAACAGTCAGTTCGAGAGCGATTTCGAGGACCTGAGCACCTACCTGAAGGACAACTGGGAGAGTGAGGTCGCCGCGACGTATGACTTCGAGGAGTCCGGCTGGCGCACGTCGCCCTCTCGGAACCCGAAGTGGCAGGGCATCCTTCCGGAGTACTGGAGCCAAGACCCCCTCGACCGGTCGAGTACCATCAAACTCTACTACGTACACTCCCCGACCACCGAGTCGCTTCGGAACCGAACACTCAGCTTCCGACTTCGCCTCCCTCCAGCGCGGAACGTTCACACGGAGAAACGACACGACGGCCAGTCGTTCAACGACGTGTTCACCGAGAGGTGTACGACCGAATACGCAGAGCGGCTCCACGAGGCACTCGAGACGATGGGCGTAGACGAATCCCACGTAGGGAGTGCAGCGGCACTCGTGGTGAAGGAGTACCGACTCGACCCACACAATCTGGCGGGGTCGTACTTCGAACAGCTCCAGCGAGCTGTCGACGAGTTCTGCTGTGCCGAGAACGACCTTCTCGTAACGATCAACGAGGTGTTCGAACAGACGTATCGGGAGGTGTTCGCCGAGGAACCAGAGGGTGTGTTCCCCGGCTCTTTACCCACACGAGACTAGTCTCCTGCGTCGGCCACGGAGCCGAGCAACCAGGCTCCGTTCCGTCCGCATATCGCCTGTGTAAACCCGCCCTGTCTGGCACTGTCGTGACGACGTGCTCGAACGCTCTCAGAACCACTGTGTCGCATCCGAGCCCGGGAGTGATTTATATCCGCTCTCGACTTCATCGTGTATGGATTCGGAGCTGAACGTGGGCCGAGCATTCGGCAAGTATCTCTTGTATCTCTGCACCTCGCTTCTCGTCGCCACCTTCGCTGGGCTCCCCTTCGAGGGGAATCTCGAACCAGGAAGCATACCCAGACTGGTCGTGGTTGTCGTCTTCTTCGGCGTGTTCACTCTGCTGTTCCTGTGGGATGCGGGGTACCTGAGCAGCTGAACTCGCCGTTGGGCTCCGCTCCAATCAATACTTCCCTGATGAGTCTGCCGCCGACCCCGACCGGTTCGACCCCGGAACCATGGACACGGTGTGCCCCGGGCCGTGTTCACTCCCAGTTGTACAGCGCGTCCCGGAAGACGTCCTCGACGTCCGCTTTCGTCACGGGGCGTGGGTTACACCGGAGGAGTCGCTGTTGACTCTCGACGGTGCTCTCGGCCAGTTCGCCGACGTCGTCGGCAGTGAGCCCGGCGAGTTCGTTGAGCCCGCTCGGAAGGACGTTGAGGTCGCGCTGGAGACGGACGAACTCCTCGCGGGCCTCGTCGGCGGCTTCGCGCGTGCTCATCCCCGAGGTGTCGGCACCGAGCATCTCCGCCACGTCCGCGAATCGCGGCGGGTCGCTGGCGACGTTGTAGCCGAGCGTGCTCGCCGGGGTGAGCGCGGCGATCGTCTCGCCGTGATAGGTGTGGTAGTTGTTTCCGACCGGGTACGCCATCGCGTGGGCGAGGCTCGCTCCGGCAGTGAGCCCCGCGATCGCCCCGAACAGCGCGCCCTTCAACATCGCGCCTCGGGCCTCGATGTCGTCACCGTTGTTGACCACGCGACGAACGTTCGAGGAGAGGAGGTCGATCGCTTTCTCGCTGAACATCTCCGTGAACCCCGTCCGCCCGGCGTAGACGGGGCGGTCGGCCGGGTCTTCGGGGCGGAGCAGGTCGTCGTAGCGGTGCGTCGTGTATCCCTCGATCGCGTGCCCGAGCGCGTCCATCGCCGTCTTCGCCGTGAGGTCCGGTGGGAGCGTCGTCGTGAGGGTCGGGTCGAGCACCGCGGCGTCGGCACGGACGTGGGGGCTCGAGATGCCCTCTTTGATGTTCTTCTCCGGAACTGAGAGGATGGCGACCGGGGAGATCTCCGACCCGGTCCCGGCGGTCGTCGGCAGGAGGACGAGCGGCGCACCGGATTCGGTGAGTGTCTCGCCAGCCCCGGTCGGCGCCGCGACGTAATCGAGCAGGCTGCCCCCGTTCGCAACGACGGCTCGGGTCGCCTTCGCGGTGTCCATGCAACTGCCGCCGCCGAGTCCGAGGTAGAAGTCGTACCCGTCGTCGCCCATCTCCGCACGGACGAACTCGATACACTCCTCGACGGCACCGATACTGGGTTCTCGCTCGACGCCATCGAACACGTCGACGTCGAACCCATCAGCTTCGAGTTCGTCGGCGACCCGGCCGACGTGGCCCAGCGAGACGAGGGTCTCGTCGGTGACGATCAACCCTCGTTCGTCGCCTCGCGCCCCGATCTGGTCGAGCTGATAGCCGAGCTCGTCGGCCGCGCCGGCACCAACGCGAATCGCGGGCATCTGTACCTCCCAGACGGTCTCCGGCGAGAGTTGATGTGGGTCCGCCGAGACGGAGCGCTCGTAGCTCACAGTCCCCACCCTGGTTGTATCTCCTCGAACTGTGCTGGGTCGTGACCGAAGACGACCTCCGCGTCGTGGCGCCGCTCTAGGTCGTGGATTCGATCCATGCTCTCGGCCCACTCGGTCTTCCCCCAGACGAGGGGGCCGCCGAGCGGCGTCCCGTTCTCGTAGTTCTCGTCCATGTACGCCTGGTCGCCGGTGAAGACGACCGTCCCGTCGTCGTCGAGGTGGATCATTGAGCCGGTCAACCCGGGCGTGTGGCCCGGGAATCGGACGAACTCCAGGTCGGTGAAGTGTTCCTCGCGGTCGCGGTGGAGTACCTGCCAGTTGAGGTCGTGATCGAAGTCCTCGAGGACGTACGCGCCGCTGCCCTCGTCGGTCTTCGCGCTGTAGTACGCGAACTTCAGCTCCTCCTCGTGGACGTACACCGGGGTGTCGGTGCCGGCGAAGAACTCGAGCCCACCAGCGTGGTCGAGGTGGAGGTGGCTCTGGAACACGGCATCGATATCGTCGATGGAATACCCCGCCGCCGCCAGGTCGTCGTCGAGCCGGTGTTCGCTGGCATCGTGCGGATAGAACGCCTGGACCAGCCCTTCGGGCCAGTGGCCGTCAGCCGCATCGTGGTGGGAGCCGGTGTCCCAGAGAATCGTCCCCTCGGGATGGTCGATGACGAGGTTCCACACGGGAATCTCCCCGTACTCCGTGTCCGGATTCGGCTCGTCGTGTGTGCCGATCGTGTTCGCCTCCATCATGTAATTCATATCACAGTACAGCCCACCGCGGTCGATGACGTGCACCGCTGCGTCTACCATGCCACAACACCGACGACAGTATTACATAAAAGTTGGTGAATATTGCGACCGGTTCAGTCGTCTCCGACTCGCAGTCATCACTCGCGGTCGAACCCGGCCGCCCCGTCCTCGACAGCGGACGCGCGCACGGCGGCCACCAGTTCACACGCCAGCGGAACGCCACCGACTCACGTCCAGGATTCCGACGCCGGACCGGTCCAGTGGCT
This is a stretch of genomic DNA from Salinigranum halophilum. It encodes these proteins:
- a CDS encoding carbohydrate ABC transporter permease, with amino-acid sequence MSTPTQTETTNKHGVAKLRDLWNDYLPYWFVAPMVLVMVMITFFPGAYDLYLSLIEEPTVNIFAAEFVGLENFETAFTRGGAFHSFVITVTVVVSALLLESLLGFFLAALVAGVESGRAKAFYRVLFILPMAVAPVSLATIGRLMLNTEVGIIPYVINTATPFAAPAFLSDLPLLTVILLDTWNWTPFMFIIFYAGLSSVPDTLVEASRVDGAPLWRRYIHVIIPYMKPVVFVATLIRMIDLFRTFGVVYGLTQGGPGTATQLVSINIYEQMFINNQIGVAAAIAVVYLVFVIAIANIVIAKVGFEGVWD
- a CDS encoding carbohydrate ABC transporter permease gives rise to the protein MATQDVEPGSAYRLDKDTRETLVKVVRHALLLTWSFVVFFPLYWLASMSLKPPGDANSLPPDWVFLPTVYNYLQLVQDGEFVGAFANSLLMVGASVVLVLLIGVPAAYVLSRYDIPMERDVLVWILSSRMLPPIAVVLPFFIIFRELNLFDTRIGMVLMYISINLSLVVWVMKAFFDGIPETLEEAARVDGATRFQGFMKVVLPAAKPGIFSVAIISFIFAWIELLFGLVLTSFNAVPVTLFVYSFIGSRSIEWSMLAAASTAMIVPVAIFLIAVNKYLAAGLSFGVVIKE
- a CDS encoding ABC transporter ATP-binding protein, whose amino-acid sequence is MASITLDDVTKRFGEGGNAVTAVDDVSLDIEDGEFVVFVGPSGSGKSTLMRIVAGLETQSEGDVTIGETVVNQLGPRARDIAMVFQNYALYPNMTVEENMSFGLKMSTELSSDEIERQVTDAAEMMGIGELLDNTPGELSGGQQQRVALGRAIVRDPNVFLMDEPLSNLDAKLRTTMRTEINRLQNELGVTTLYVTHDQTEAMTMGDRLVVLNYGELQQVGTPLECFYRPANRFVAGFIGSPSMNFFEGDVEDGTLTVDGFDYELSERMRSNVGDLSEVTLGGRPEDFDLVDDPEVENGFEVVVDVVEPMGSISYVYVSPVDRSHDDTFVVEVDGKRPISEGQRLYAHVPIEDVHLFDRKTGETIHQRQLEREDTLALSAGTQTAPSSSG
- a CDS encoding NAD(P)-dependent alcohol dehydrogenase, which gives rise to MQSAVLVEPHQFELQDRPRPSPGPNDVLVAVREVGICGSDVHYYEHGRIGDIVVENPLVLGHESAGEVVDVGENVTALEPGDCVALEPGAPCRRCRHCKEGEYHLCEEVRFMATPPHDGAFTEYVSWPADYAYELPENVSTTEGALCEPLSVGIHACRRGNVETGDTVLVTGAGPIGLMILEAARAAGATDVILTDVVDEKLTFARERGADLTVNVAEDDLEAAVDAYTDGAGADVVVEASGAASSIESTLDVVCRGGTIVLVGLASEATVPFDVLDLIDNELDVLGSFRYKNTYPAAIDLLADAVVDVEGIVEFESSLEDIDDAFQRAMDPNVVKGMVTLES
- a CDS encoding PfkB family carbohydrate kinase; translation: MAPADSGPDSQTRDAVASCQTHLPSEPSGGSVLFGFDGYVDNVREAGTNAGASDSERISTLSEFGEEIVTSAAADSSLSISWECRGQRTGGHVSHLSRVYQNLGFDPTLVGMCGDPILDLFEREFGDCTIHSLGDPGVTDAIEFNDGKLMLMESGGAATLDWETLQSRVGVDTLVDELDGAKLLGIGYWAMIPELASILDGLRETVFPKLTAPPRHVLLDPANIREIDREMLESTVAATHRLADIVDVTVSANRYETKELATVLGGQTGDDLVEDARVAFDALDVERFVGHSVAESVVVSDDGTTSVRVSPVESPALTTSAGDHFNAGLSLGLVEDLPEDAAVVLGNALAREFVRTGETPTYDDVVAAVSAYNAQFE
- a CDS encoding AGE family epimerase/isomerase — protein: MSGSVSRRPRWIRQYIHNVLSYYYPRCIDTHFGGYIAQLDEQDGHVYDARTKHLVATARAVHNFSVGCLLEGPVWCRAAAEHGLTFLQTGHWDDTHEGYDWLLAGRDTEDATRHCYGHAFVMLAGARAHQAGIDRGRETLERAFAVVDEHFWEPEHGLCADDASADWSDVSPYRGLNANMHTCEALLAAYEATGESRYLDRAATIAERVTRDLGQSDDGRLWEHYTADWDADFDYNRDDPTHQFRPWGYQPGHHVEWAKLLLILHRHAPEAWHVTRANALFDTAVDIGWDDAGGGFFYTVDREGEPVVTDKYGWEVTEAIGAAALLSRHDEAYLEWYDRLWDYAHEHFVNPRHGNWYERVTHEHQRDGPNHGVAVEPGYHPINNAWVAVQVFEDEHESAR